CCGCGTGACGTTCAGCGTCCAGCGGCTGGCGTTGTAGAACGCGCGGTGCTCCGCCGGCGGCAGGTGGTCGATTCGTCTGACGTTGCCCGGCCAGGCGATCGATGCCGGGTACATCGGCCCGGCCACACAGAACCGCCCGTCCGCCCACGCCTTCGCCGGTTCGAGCAGCAGCTGCTCGACCGCTGGCTGACGATCGCCGCTGTACGTGCCGAGGTAGGACAGGTCGTACTCCGTCGGCGTGTCGGCCGGGAAGTAAGCCTCCTGGTCGACGCTGCAGTAGAGCGGCAAGGCCTTGGGGCTGCCGAACTCGCGTTCGAGCACGTCCAGCGTCGGCCCGCCGGTGAAGCTGAGGTAGGCGGCGAACTTTGGAACGTTGGCCGGGTCGAGGTACTCGAAGTCGCCACGCCGAAGCTTGGCGAGGGTGACAGGCGTGTCGATGTCGTAAAACAGCACCGGCCCGGTGGCGGTGTTGAACGCCCAGCGAGCCACTGCGACGCCTTCCGGCACGTAGCTCCCGACGATCACGGAGTCGGCGTCACGCACCTCGGCCGCGTGCTCATCCAGCTCTGCAAGCGAGCGGTACAGCCGCGTCTTGCCAAACGGCGGCCTCGGCAGGTCGCGATGGTCGGCGTACCAGGGCTTGTCCCGCTCCAGAAACAGCACGTCATGCCCGCGTCGCACGAACTCGCGGACCAGTCCGCGGTACGTCGTCGCATGCCCGTTGCCCCACGACGAGGTGATCGACAACCCCAGGATCACCAGCTTCATCCGCGGCGACGGTAGTCGATGATGACCTGTTGATCGTCGCGACGATCGGCCTAGGCTCCGCACCCGTCGAGAGGCTCGCGATGCGAGTGGGTAGACGAGGCGGTCTCTTCACCCGCGACACTCGTC
The Planctomycetota bacterium DNA segment above includes these coding regions:
- a CDS encoding glycosyltransferase, with amino-acid sequence MKLVILGLSITSSWGNGHATTYRGLVREFVRRGHDVLFLERDKPWYADHRDLPRPPFGKTRLYRSLAELDEHAAEVRDADSVIVGSYVPEGVAVARWAFNTATGPVLFYDIDTPVTLAKLRRGDFEYLDPANVPKFAAYLSFTGGPTLDVLEREFGSPKALPLYCSVDQEAYFPADTPTEYDLSYLGTYSGDRQPAVEQLLLEPAKAWADGRFCVAGPMYPASIAWPGNVRRIDHLPPAEHRAFYNASRWTLNVTR